TCTCTCCAGATGCTCTTGGGCTCTCTGGAACAgcttcttttgtttcagGAGCCGCATCTTCCACATCGTCCGTAGCATGGTGATGAGAGAATCCTCCTGTCAAAGATAGCCTTGGCAATTTGCCATCACGGCTGACTGCAATTAGCAAGTAACATGGATAAATGGCAAATACACATAAATCCAAAACACCATAAAAGATAGCCTCACCGTCTGGTTGAATACGGTTACCACCATCACTTAGACCCCAACAGATAAAGTACAACCAAACGATTACCATGCAGGTACACAGCATAAGTGCATTGAACCCTCtagttttcaaattgaagaattgaCGTTGGCATATCACACCTTGGGTAACCAACATAGCGACAGCACCAATGGTGTAATAACCCCACTTGTAGGTGGACTTGATCAATGAACCAACTAATAGCGAAACAACCCAGAATAAGGTACCCACGATTTGAATTAACAGCGAATGTACCATATCCAAGGCGGAAATGTCGTCATTCTCACCAGTAGTACTAGCGGCTAACTCgattaaaaataaaaggcaTGGCCAGGACAAGAACCAGGCAATATATTTCGAGTAAAAGATTTGTCTAATACCGGGAACTTCACCTGTGATAGACTTGCTAACCTTGACGTGGTTAAATTCAGCTTGAACACCAGTCCAACCTAAATCAGAAGCATAAGTgaagaaagcaaaaaattcaaagaaagtGATCAAAAATGCAGGAGCTAAGGCATATCTAGTCAATCTGGAGCCCTTGTTCTCCGCAATGAAGAACATCACAACATAGCATAGCAATATAAAGCCAAAGACTGCAAACACTGCCCATAACCAATCCGAACCTCTCTTGGTAATGTGCATATCCAGGCCATGTGGTGGATTAAGCCCTAAAGCCTCGTTACGATTTAAAAAGCTTGATAGCGTATCGttcatttgaaatttgttgtttttaGTAAtcaaaagatattaaagTCTCAAACTtgttgttttgtttttgtaattataaataataataattgAGTTAATATTTGTTGTTGTGTTGTATTGCAGAATGTAAAAACAAGAAACAAGATTAGAAAGTGAATAGGTGTTACGCTAAATAATTGAAGACTCTCACAGACTTAtatatgatttttttagtgTGATACAACTTGTAATGAGGTAAGGGATTGATATTATACTTTCtaactgatgatgaatatgaaaactTTGGCCAATTAGGGAGAGGAAAGTTTTCGATGAGATGctagaaaaaaacttgTCCTTGCCATAGCAGAAAGGGATGATGAAATAACGAAGATGAGCTAATTTGGTATTCGAATAAACATGCAGGATGTGGCGGAAGGGATCGGAATAAGAGTCGGGATCGGGATCGGGATATGGCTTTGCTTACTTTAGCCATACCAAATATTCTTACAAAGCACGCTTTCGATGCGTTTTTGCCTTCTGAGAGAATCCTCCTACGGCTCGAcccttgaaaaattctagAGGATCTGGAAAATGGCCAACAAAATCGCGCAGGGAGACGCAAGGAAAGTAAGTCAGATGGATCCGACTGTATGTAACAAGGGTTGCTGCAGCGGTTTTCCATCCCTTTCGGCACCCTGCACAAGTAGTTATTCTTACTTATGCAAAACGGATATGAGCTACATAGCGTTCATTTTTTAGGTTTTCAGAAGCTATTACAACGCAGTAAAAAGGATACACAACTTTCTTACGGGGAAGAAGAATACGGCTCAATGCACCCACTTCAACCCCCGGTATCACGCGGCACTAAAGTTGTTTGATTGTAATAGTAATACTGCTGTTGaggttttcttcttcaggGCTGCTCACAACGTGATATATTTGAATTGACAGGACGTATTCAGCGCAGTTGAGGAAAATTAACATATGACATGCGCAGGAAATAAGTGCTCAAGTTTTctacttttgaagaaaggACTTTGGTTTACTTGCCTACTATCTCCATGTCAAGTACTCGGTTGTATGATGTTAAGGAGCGCAGGGAACACTAATCGATAAAAAACCCTTATTGGCTATTACTAAATGTAACGGCCGTGCTCTAGTGAAATTTGTATAGAAAAATGGGTTCTCTCGCTCAAAATGGGCGCCATTACTTGTCTGGTCAAATTGAGTTCCTGGATATAATTACATAAACGGATTGAAATTTACATAAGGAGTATAATAATTCCGGAAACTATCTTGAGTGCAATGCCATCACGCGGCCATGCCTTGACATAACATGCTCTCATCAAAAAGGTGCAAATTTTCGCCAGTTATGGTTGATATCTAAAATCTACTGGagttcatttttttttttattagaTATCCTTTTTGCAAGCcttctgaaaaaaaatttctcatGTGGTACAGCGTTGGTTACTTAAGCTGCTTAAACTAGATCGATGAGCCATTCTTAAATCAGAAGACTGTGACTGCGAATTGTAGGCATCTTCACTACCCTGTCCATGAAGCTCATTTTCGTTATCATCAATTGGTGCTATCTTATAACTTTGATAAAGAGCTACCATACAAAAAAGACTTAACGACCACCAACTGACCCAGGCGACGTCATTTTGCTGGGACCAAGACATAATATAGCCCCATACTAAGGGACCTATGAAACGAGCAGAGGCAGAAATACTAATGGTGGCGCCATTGATGACTGATCTACAACTCAAGGGACTCGAATTATGAATTAATAACATAATTTGTGGTGACGTTAAAGCGCCacaaaatgtttttatccCTGTGATTATGTACAAGTAGACGACAGTATACCAGCTAGGAATCCGTTCATTCTGTAGAAAAACAACGTAAGGAACCATAACGTACATAATAGGGTACAGCTTGACTAAAGTTCTGAAAATTGTTAAACAATCGAAATTTCGATCAACTATgggaaaaatgaaaataaccACAAAACAACCAAAGATACCTGTTGTCGACAAAAGAGTACCGGTTTGTTCTGGTTCATAACCTATACCGCCAGATATTTTCCACGGAAATTTTGAAGCCAGCTTCTTTGGATTTTCTGGATCTACGGCTAAATCATAAGCTAAAAAAACAGGCAAAAATTCGTTGTATACAATCAAATGTAAAGCCATAATAAAATTCACCGATATAGGGTAAAATACTTTTGTATGAAAAACGTGATGAAATATACTACTTTCTTTACAACCGTCTGGAGCTGTATCTATATTGGCATGCACAGCGTCTGTTGGTTCATGCAGAGAATATGTCCTAATCAGGCCTACAGACTGTCTTCTTGTTAAAATAGGATCAATCGATTGTATGCTTTCAGTATCATCGTCATTGGTAGTATTCACTAGGGGACTATTTTCATCCTCTTCACTATCTTGTCCTCGAATGCTGTTCACATTCTCATTACGGTGGTGAATGTTTTCCGAATCATCCTGAATGCGCTTTTGCCAGGGTCTTCTTTTCGGCTGTATACCaaatatattcttcttAATAAAATCACCGACCTCTAAACCGTAATCTCTTCTATCTTTAAAAGCAGGATGtgtttcttccaaaaacaATGTTGCATTAGTTAAACCAAACATCAAAAACATGCACACTACCACGTTTGGCAAGGCGTACGGATATGACCtaattattctttttgcaaAATGTGGAAACCATAGTGGCACTTCATTCATTGTTCCATCTCTAAATACAAGAAACCCACCGATCATAGGCCCAACAACGGCACCAAATTGAAATAATAAAGGCATAGTACTGAAAGCTAAAGCCTGATGTTTTCTTTCAGTTGCTATTTCACCAATAATGGTTCTAATAACGCCGACGTTACCATTTAGCAATCCCATTAAACTTCTTGCCACCAAAGCCTGATAGAAATTGCGTGAAAATCCCAGTATTAACAATGATACAGATGTTCCTATAAGCCCGCAAGTCAATGTTATTTTTCTGCCATGCTTTTCAGAGAATCTACCCCAGTGGTACGCAGATATGACTTGGCATaacgcaaatgatgaagataaaTAACCTGAATATTTGGACACTTGAGCATCATTGGGAGCAATATTAAAATCTCTAACCATGAAATAAACATAAGGAAATAGTGACGAAAACGCAATTGGTTCGCTGAACCTAACTAAGGACACAACAACAAGTTGGACCCAGGGGAAACCATCCATTTGTTCTTTGAAAGTAAGCTTTTGACGCGCCATATCTTTTATATTCGTGTGTTCATATGCTTACCACTTCCTAGTTCCTTTGCTAGCATTCCTTTAGGTGATCTAAATTCAAGCTCTGTGGATAAGGACCATTATAGTATTTTTTACTAATGATAGATACTTTTTGttatattttgttttggcATTTTCGTATCCGAGATTTCCAATGAGCGGAATGTGTCATTCTTTGTCAATTAACATAGGTCAGGCCGAATGCCAAATGGAGTTTAGTACCTTcatattgaagaaaaatgctacattattatatttacaAGGATGGTCTTAAATAAAGCTTACTTTTAAGGGGGGAAGAATGGTGAACAGTGAGTAAATACATAGAAGGAGATAAGAAACAAATGGAATATCAAAAATCGATGGATTCTGCAGATGTTCTATAAAAGGGTATGGCATCCTTTATATTATGGTTGCCATATAAGTATGAGATAAATCTCTCAAACCCTAGACCAAAGCCTCCGTGTGGTGCacttccttcttttctcaGAGAAACATACCAGTCCAATTCTCCAGATCTATTCATCCCGCGTGCTTTCATTTCTCTACATAACTTGTCATAGTCATCTTCCCTTAAACTCCCACCAATTATTTCACCCATTCCAGGAACCAGTAGATCAAAGCATCCAACAGTATCGTCAGGAGTGGAATTTTGTTTCATGTAGAATGGTTTACAAAGACGTGGATAGTCGGTAACGAAAACTGGGGACTTAAAATACTCTCCGgctaaaaatttttcatgttcAGTTTGCAAAGGCTGTCCCCATTTAGGTTCATACTTAAAGTGTGAAACTTCATTGTGGCGTTTCTTGAGAATTTCTATTGCATTGGTATACGTTATATTGTgccatttttcatttattaaATCTTCCCATCGTGTTTTAATTTGTTGTGTCTCTTGATTTATTGATAGCTCTGACGATgcattattttcttgtgAAGAGATAAATTGCTTCGGCAAGAGTTCTTGTTGGTTATCTATACAAGCTTTAATTATGTGTTTTATTGTAGTCTCAACAAACGATGTTAGCTCGTTGACGCTATTAACAAAGCACATTTCCACTTCAAGCATCCAAAACTCCGAAAGGTGTCTTGGAGTATCACTCTTTTCGGCTCTAAAGCAAGGAGATAACGTCCAACACCTTGACAGTGATAACGCTAAAATTTCCAAGTGCAATTGAGTGGACACAGTCAAATAAGTCGGCTTCCCAAAGTACGAGGATGCAGTTGGCGACGTATTGGTGGAGACTTGAAACAACTCGCCGGCACCTTCACAATCGTTTGAAGTTAATATTGGTGGTGAAACTTTGGTGAAGTGGTTTTTCTGGAAATATAGCATGAACTGGAATTCTACAAAGGATCTTAACCGTAAAATTGCACTTAAGTAAGCGGTTCTGTATTTTAGTGTAGGTAAGGACCTTAAATAACGTAAGgtttgatatttcttttgtaatGGATAGTTTTCTGAAACGGGACCCACAAGTTTAATTGACTTGACAGGATTTTTGATTTGCAATTCAAAAGGTTGTTTTCTATTAGGGGTGCTTTGCCAGGTAGCATTAGATATAGATAAAGTTTGACCAGTTTTCAGAATTTTTAGGAACTGTACTTCATCAGTATTTGTGAGTGGAATAACTATTCTTAATGGGTTCACAGAAGTCCCATCTTGTAAATCCAAAAACGCTATACGTTTTAATAGTCTTATGGATTTGATCCATCCATTAATTGAAATGGGATCATGGCTAGTATGGTGTACCTGCTCGTACAATGATTTAACTGTTAGTGAAGAGTAAAATCTACCACCTTTAAGGAAGGTGAAAGCATGAAACATTAGCTGTTTGTATTCGCTTgttctctttctttctctcttAGTAAGCG
The nucleotide sequence above comes from Saccharomyces cerevisiae S288C chromosome III, complete sequence. Encoded proteins:
- the HSP30 gene encoding Hsp30p (Negative regulator of the H(+)-ATPase Pma1p; stress-responsive protein; hydrophobic plasma membrane localized; induced by heat shock, ethanol treatment, weak organic acid, glucose limitation, and entry into stationary phase), yielding MNDTLSSFLNRNEALGLNPPHGLDMHITKRGSDWLWAVFAVFGFILLCYVVMFFIAENKGSRLTRYALAPAFLITFFEFFAFFTYASDLGWTGVQAEFNHVKVSKSITGEVPGIRQIFYSKYIAWFLSWPCLLFLIELAASTTGENDDISALDMVHSLLIQIVGTLFWVVSLLVGSLIKSTYKWGYYTIGAVAMLVTQGVICQRQFFNLKTRGFNALMLCTCMVIVWLYFICWGLSDGGNRIQPDGEAIFYGVLDLCVFAIYPCYLLIAVSRDGKLPRLSLTGGFSHHHATDDVEDAAPETKEAVPESPRASGETAIHEPEPEAEQAVEDTA
- a CDS encoding uncharacterized protein (hypothetical protein; conserved among S. cerevisiae strains; YCR022C is not an essential gene); translation: MENRCSNPCYIQSDPSDLLSLRLPARFCWPFSRSSRIFQGSSRRRILSEGKNASKACFVRIFGMAKVSKAISRSRSRLLFRSLPPHPACLFEYQISSSSLFHHPFLLWQGQVFF
- a CDS encoding uncharacterized protein (Vacuolar membrane hypothetical protein; homolog of human CLN7 which is an organellar chloride channel regulating lysosomal function; targeted to vacuole via AP-3 pathway; member of multidrug resistance family; not an essential gene) — its product is MARQKLTFKEQMDGFPWVQLVVVSLVRFSEPIAFSSLFPYVYFMVRDFNIAPNDAQVSKYSGYLSSSFALCQVISAYHWGRFSEKHGRKITLTCGLIGTSVSLLILGFSRNFYQALVARSLMGLLNGNVGVIRTIIGEIATERKHQALAFSTMPLLFQFGAVVGPMIGGFLVFRDGTMNEVPLWFPHFAKRIIRSYPYALPNVVVCMFLMFGLTNATLFLEETHPAFKDRRDYGLEVGDFIKKNIFGIQPKRRPWQKRIQDDSENIHHRNENVNSIRGQDSEEDENSPLVNTTNDDDTESIQSIDPILTRRQSVGLIRTYSLHEPTDAVHANIDTAPDGCKESSIFHHVFHTKVFYPISVNFIMALHLIVYNEFLPVFLAYDLAVDPENPKKLASKFPWKISGGIGYEPEQTGTLLSTTGIFGCFVVIFIFPIVDRNFDCLTIFRTLVKLYPIMYVMVPYVVFLQNERIPSWYTVVYLYIITGIKTFCGALTSPQIMLLIHNSSPLSCRSVINGATISISASARFIGPLVWGYIMSWSQQNDVAWVSWWSLSLFCMVALYQSYKIAPIDDNENELHGQGSEDAYNSQSQSSDLRMAHRSSLSSLSNQRCTT
- the SLM5 gene encoding asparagine--tRNA ligase SLM5 (Mitochondrial asparaginyl-tRNA synthetase) is translated as MFHAFTFLKGGRFYSSLTVKSLYEQVHHTSHDPISINGWIKSIRLLKRIAFLDLQDGTSVNPLRIVIPLTNTDEVQFLKILKTGQTLSISNATWQSTPNRKQPFELQIKNPVKSIKLVGPVSENYPLQKKYQTLRYLRSLPTLKYRTAYLSAILRLRSFVEFQFMLYFQKNHFTKVSPPILTSNDCEGAGELFQVSTNTSPTASSYFGKPTYLTVSTQLHLEILALSLSRCWTLSPCFRAEKSDTPRHLSEFWMLEVEMCFVNSVNELTSFVETTIKHIIKACIDNQQELLPKQFISSQENNASSELSINQETQQIKTRWEDLINEKWHNITYTNAIEILKKRHNEVSHFKYEPKWGQPLQTEHEKFLAGEYFKSPVFVTDYPRLCKPFYMKQNSTPDDTVGCFDLLVPGMGEIIGGSLREDDYDKLCREMKARGMNRSGELDWYVSLRKEGSAPHGGFGLGFERFISYLYGNHNIKDAIPFYRTSAESIDF